The Musa acuminata AAA Group cultivar baxijiao chromosome BXJ1-3, Cavendish_Baxijiao_AAA, whole genome shotgun sequence genome window below encodes:
- the LOC135622608 gene encoding uncharacterized protein LOC135622608, whose product MRAVTGTVISSKRISLSKASAVVSRFAANQNAARPEVAAYVRRTSVAFDELVRFHREIRAARKGSDIEKPIAKEGEAEEELKKNKSRKRSRDEPEFVNDGTLRVGGYKEVEDGCRDRRGGGVGSDGEGEKKKRRKKADEERGYIAIKDEKVPVSNGNLVEPGRDYGDGAELRKDGKRRKKKMKVDVGETSSPGRKVKQEPELVEERHRHRKKKEKENRKGDQKEEIPAGVVDRKHRKSLDVGEDLGDLKDEQHKKKKKKNRPED is encoded by the coding sequence ATGAGGGCGGTAACTGGAACCGTGATCTCCTCGAAGCGTATCTCCCTCTCGAAGGCCTCCGCTGTCGTCTCCCGCTTCGCTGCCAACCAGAACGCCGCCCGCCCGGAGGTGGCAGCTTACGTCCGCCGCACCTCCGTGGCCTTCGACGAGCTCGTCCGCTTCCACCGCGAGATTCGAGCCGCTCGCAAAGGATCAGATATCGAGAAGCCGATCGCGAAGGAGGGGGAGGCAGAGGAGGAGCTGAAGAAGAACAAGAGTAGGAAGAGGAGCAGAGATGAACCCGAATTTGTCAATGACGGAACCCTAAGAGTTGGAGGCTATAAAGAGGTCGAGGATGGATGTAGAGATCGTCGTGGGGGCGGGGTTGGGAGTGATGGGGAGggagagaaaaagaagaggaggaagaaggccgATGAGGAAAGGGGCTACATTGCTATAAAGGATGAGAAAGTTCCGGTGAGCAATGGGAATTTGGTGGAACCAGGGAGGGATTATGGAGATGGAGCAGAGTTACGGAAAGAtgggaagagaagaaagaagaagatgaaggtcGATGTGGGGGAAACAAGCAGTCCTGGCAGGAAAGTTAAGCAAGAACCAGAGCTGGTGGAAGAAAGACATCGGcacaggaagaagaaagaaaaggagaatcGCAAAGGAGATCAGAAAGAGGAAATTCCTGCAGGAGTTGTAGATCGAAAACATAGAAAATCTTTAGATGTTGGAGAAGATTTAGGGGATTTGAAGGATGAACAgcataagaagaaaaagaagaaaaatagacCCGAAGATTAG